The stretch of DNA TGTCGACCGCCTTTTTTTTACCCATGGGCGCCCGAGCTTTCTCAACCACATTTTGGCCAAACGAATCTACGTAATCAGTAGAGCCTTCGTTTCTGTATTCCATGGCCATTGGATTCCAGTTGGACCAATCTTTCAAAAGAACATCCAttgttaaacaattaaaaagcaacTTGAAGCTGAAGCGCTAAACTTTCGAAAGACGCGTGGATATCAAATTCCAAAATGCCATTCACATGGGTCACAATCGCATAGAATATTGAATATATGAAATGCGGTATATGTAAAGCACATGTAGCGCTAACATACCAAATGGATGATGAAATACTTAATTATCtggtttttattaattttaattctgTTAAATTAcgatttttaaattattttagcCATTCACATGTAATCCTTTTTTGTATCGATGTATATGCGATTAGTATCGATATATCGGAAAATTGTTGTGTACACGCCAACCACATATtgaaaaattgtaaacaacTCGAAAAAAACTGCTGCAAATGGTAAAAAACGAGCCCAACTTCGTGGTGGAGCGTATCGTGGATAAGCGAATCACCAGCGATGGCAAGGTGGAGTACTTCATCAAATGGCGCGGCTATCAAGCGACAGACAACACTTGGGAACCCGAGGAGAACTGCGATTGCCCGGCACTCATCCAAAGGTTCGAGGAGTCCCGTGCCAAGTCTAAGAAGCGCGGCGAAAAGAAACCGAAATGCGAGGAAATCCAAAAGGCACGCGGCTACGAGCGCGGCCTCGACCTGGCCGAGATTATGGGAGCCACAGACGTGAGCGGCGAAATCAAGTATTTGGTCCGCTGGCACTTCTGCGACGAGTTCGATTTGGTGTCCAGCAGCGAGGTGTCCGAGAAGAATCCCCAGATGCTCGTCGAGTACTATCAAAAGCTGGCGCCGTACACCAACAACATAGCCAAGCGCATGAAGGGCGTGCCAGAGGAGCTGCGAGCGGTGGCCGCCCGCACGGGCTACGCAGTCACCACCAGTGCGTCCATTGAGGCGCCACCTGAGCCGGCCACCACAAGTGGCCTAAGCATGGAGAGCCAGCACATTGCTGCACATGTGCCCATGGAACTCGGCGACGATGCGGACCTCGGCCACGTGGGAGTTTCGTACTCCATTCCGGTGCCTGGCGTGGGCGACATAGCCATCGATGTGCCCATGGCAGATGCCCAgtgagcagccagcagttcCAACAGTTTCATTTTTACTTAACAAACACATAAATGTAATCCCTAGCCTAAGACTCATGACTGCTCATCCAGATTGATGCTGCCCAGCTGGCCGGTGCGGAAAAAGTGTATAAACTTTCGTGCGGCAGCCAATAAATTTGTCATCACCTCCACCTGTCCGTCGTACTGCTTGACGCGGTGGAACAGCCCTTCGGTGTGGGCGTATTCCGCCAGCACAGTGCTGATGTTGTCGCTGGGACCGGAGCTGAGCGACAGCTTCTCCACATACTCGAAGCGTCGGTGCCTGTTCAGCCAGTAGAGCAGGTAGTCGGCAATCAGGTCCTCGCCCACTATGTGATCGGGCAGGCAGCCAACCAGCGCCAGCTTCATGCCCATCTCGTCGTCCGTCACCGAGGGCTGCAGTATGCCGGGCGTGTCGATCATGTAGACCGCTGGCTTCTCCTGGATCTTGATGCGCTCCCCGACGGCACGCGTCACGCCAGCCTCCGCGCCCACACGTGCGGCACTGCGCTTCTTCAGATGCACATTGCGCAGCACATTGATGATGGAGCTCTTGCCCACATTGGGCACGCCGATGATCATGATGTTGTGCTCGGCGCTCTGCGCGCGATTGTAGCGACTGCTGTCTGCCACCAGTCGCGTGGCCAGGGGCAGTATGTCCAGCACTCCATGATTCCGCTGATCCTTGCAGTTGGTAAACAGAATATTCTTCAGTTCCGGCTGCTGCCGGCGCAGCTGTTGGGTcacgctgcgctgctgcttggggcCCAGCAGATCGATCTTATTGAGGACCAGTATATGCGGCTTTACGCCGCTGCCTGGGGGAAACGAAAGGTGGTCAATATCCTCATCTTTGGGTTATTGCTGATCTTGTCGTACCCGTTATGGTGTCGAAGAACTGAGAGTTGCGACCGGAGAGCGGAATGCGCGCGTCGTGTATTTCCACAATGCAATCGACGTTACGCAGCTTCTGTTGGATCTGGCGCATGCCCTTGTTCATGTGTCCGGGGAACCAGTTGATGCGCTGCCTCGTCGGCAGCTGGAAAGCTTTCCGAAACGGATTCAGTTGTGCTGTCATGGCAGGGAATCGCGGGACTCGTTcacaaattgcacaaattacaaaaaccgcaggcagcaacagctgattGCTCGTGACGTCACAGTTGACCAGGCAGAAAAGAGGGGAGGTCACACTGACAAAAGCGCGGGAAATTGAAATTCGTGGAGAGGCGCACATTCTGTTTGCAGGGAGGGAGCCAGAGCTACCATTTAAACAAGTTAAAATAGAGTTTGTAAgttataaaatacaaatatattcgACGCTCTAAGAATCTCACTTAATTATGAAACTAAAGCTCGTCCTTGGCTGGCTTAATGTATATGAGATTATCCTCTGGCCGCACCTCGTACGTGAGCAGCTTCACGTAGCCCTTGAGCAGCTTTCGCCAGTAGCACTCGATGTCCTTCATGCGCAGATGCTGCCAGATAAAGTCGCGGCCACGCTGAGCAATTTCCTGGGCCAGTGCATCGTTTTTCCTGAAGAACGTCAGCAGCTGCTCGTACTCCTGCTGGCTGGGGTAGTTCTTCAGTGGCACATAGTGCACCCAGGGCTTGAGCTGGTCGTAGAAGAACTCCTGCCACTCGTCGCCCACGTGGAAGACCAGCGACTGGCACAGGAACAGATGCTTCAGCCGAAAGCTGGCTGCCACGCCACGGAAATTGAACAGATACTTGTACTTGCAGTGATCCTCGAAGGACACCTCGTCGGCGGGCGGCGCATCCAGCGTGTCCTTGGGCGATTTCCAGCCCTGATTCTTGGTGTACTGCGCCTCCACCAGCTCCGGACTGCGGCGCGACAAGAGGATCAGGGAGTCACGCTCGTCCGAGGTGCGCGAGCCGCGAAA from Drosophila subobscura isolate 14011-0131.10 chromosome O, UCBerk_Dsub_1.0, whole genome shotgun sequence encodes:
- the LOC117897531 gene encoding chromobox protein homolog 3 — encoded protein: MVKNEPNFVVERIVDKRITSDGKVEYFIKWRGYQATDNTWEPEENCDCPALIQRFEESRAKSKKRGEKKPKCEEIQKARGYERGLDLAEIMGATDVSGEIKYLVRWHFCDEFDLVSSSEVSEKNPQMLVEYYQKLAPYTNNIAKRMKGVPEELRAVAARTGYAVTTSASIEAPPEPATTSGLSMESQHIAAHVPMELGDDADLGHVGVSYSIPVPGVGDIAIDVPMADAQ
- the LOC117897525 gene encoding mitochondrial GTPase 1; this translates as MTAQLNPFRKAFQLPTRQRINWFPGHMNKGMRQIQQKLRNVDCIVEIHDARIPLSGRNSQFFDTITGSGVKPHILVLNKIDLLGPKQQRSVTQQLRRQQPELKNILFTNCKDQRNHGVLDILPLATRLVADSSRYNRAQSAEHNIMIIGVPNVGKSSIINVLRNVHLKKRSAARVGAEAGVTRAVGERIKIQEKPAVYMIDTPGILQPSVTDDEMGMKLALVGCLPDHIVGEDLIADYLLYWLNRHRRFEYVEKLSLSSGPSDNISTVLAEYAHTEGLFHRVKQYDGQVEVMTNLLAAARKFIHFFRTGQLGSINLDEQS